TTATAAATATCTGCCAATACGATGCTCCATCAACAAGTGCTGCTTCATCCAATTCTTTTGGAAGACCATCTATATAACCTTTTAAAAGCCAGATGTTAAATGCACTTCCACCAGCAAGAACTAATATAAACGCATAAAGATTATCAAGTAAATTCAATTTTGCAAGTATCCCATAAATAGCTGGCAATGACATAAACGTAGGAAACATCTGTAAAATCAATAATGCCATTAAGCCGTTTTTTCTTCCTACAAATTTCATCCTACTAAATGCATACGAAGCGGTTGATGTCAAAATAATTTGTATAATCGCCACGCCAAAACACAGTATCAAGCTGTTTTTAATCCATATCAAAAATTGTGTCTTTTTAAATAAATCAACATAATTCTGAAAACTTATTTTATTGGGAAAAACTGTCCCTGAAAAGAACGCGTCGCCGCTTGCTAGTGATGCACCAACAACCCATGCAATAGGAAACAATATTATTATTATAAAAGCCCATATAATGACCCTGCTTATCCATAATGCAGCTCTCTCATTGGGACGCATTTTATGGTTGGGTCTATATCTTGCCTTGCTTTGAGTGTTTCTTCTTGAAATATTCATTCCAGTGGTAATATCCACTTAGTTCACCTCCTCAAACGCATGTGTCATCCTCATATTGATGTAGCTTAATGTACCAACTATCAGAAATATTATTATGGATAATGCTGATGCCAGGTCATATCTATTGAATTGCATTGTCATCTTATATGCCGAGCTTACCAGTAAATCTGTTGTACCAGCAAATGCGGTATCGGTTCTGGGCGGTCCACCACCAGTTATAAGAAATACCGAACCGAAATTATTAAAGTTAAAGGCAAATGAAGATATTATAAGTGGCAAAGCAGATGTCATAAGCATCGGCACTGTAATAAGGCGCAACTTTTGAAACCATGTAGCACCATCAATATCCGCGACCTCGTAAAGCTCTGGCGGAATCGCCTGTAGCCCACCCAGGGATACGTTCATCATAAATGGATATCCCATCCACGTACTCGCTAATATTATACCTACCTTAGCCCAGAAAGGATCAGTTAGCCATGGTATTTTAGCGATGTGTAAATAGCTTAATATCGTATTTATTCCGCCATACTCTTGATTTAAAAGCCCTTGCCAAGCAAGTATAGCAATCGTCGACGGCAATGCCCATGGTATAATAAGTATTGCTCGATATATATTTGTCTCCCACATATTTTTGTTGTTTAATAAAACCGCTAAAAATAATCCAACAATATAATTCGTAAATGTTGCTATTAATGCAAAAACAACAGTCCAGATTAATACGGGTAAAAATACCGTTTTTAATGGTCCGTTAATAATATCAATAAAATTTTTTAAGCCAACAAATTGATATTGTTTAAAATGATTTAGACTGAAATTTGTAAATGCTATATAAATGGTATACGCAATAGGTAAAAAACTTAAAACTGTCATAGACAAAATAGCTGGCGAAAGAAATGCATATGGGGTTAATTTATCCCTTATATTTCTTCCCTCACCCATGTTATTAGCAACCCTCC
The genomic region above belongs to Caldanaerobius polysaccharolyticus DSM 13641 and contains:
- a CDS encoding carbohydrate ABC transporter permease; translation: MGEGRNIRDKLTPYAFLSPAILSMTVLSFLPIAYTIYIAFTNFSLNHFKQYQFVGLKNFIDIINGPLKTVFLPVLIWTVVFALIATFTNYIVGLFLAVLLNNKNMWETNIYRAILIIPWALPSTIAILAWQGLLNQEYGGINTILSYLHIAKIPWLTDPFWAKVGIILASTWMGYPFMMNVSLGGLQAIPPELYEVADIDGATWFQKLRLITVPMLMTSALPLIISSFAFNFNNFGSVFLITGGGPPRTDTAFAGTTDLLVSSAYKMTMQFNRYDLASALSIIIFLIVGTLSYINMRMTHAFEEVN
- a CDS encoding sugar ABC transporter permease gives rise to the protein MNISRRNTQSKARYRPNHKMRPNERAALWISRVIIWAFIIIILFPIAWVVGASLASGDAFFSGTVFPNKISFQNYVDLFKKTQFLIWIKNSLILCFGVAIIQIILTSTASYAFSRMKFVGRKNGLMALLILQMFPTFMSLPAIYGILAKLNLLDNLYAFILVLAGGSAFNIWLLKGYIDGLPKELDEAALVDGASYWQIFIRIILPLASPMLVVIFLFSFIGVYSEFILSSVVLKSPENYTVALGLQRFITNQFAAHWTLFAAASVVASLPLVIIFMALQKYLQSGLAAGAVKG